From Bdellovibrionota bacterium, one genomic window encodes:
- the rph gene encoding ribonuclease PH — MRHDSRKFDDLRKINIIPNPILYPEGSALIEMGNTRVMCTATLEEGIPKWLQGSGKGWVNAEYGMLPRSTHTRIHREKAMSSGRTQEISRLIGRSLRAITNLSGLSEKSIIVDCDVLQADGGTRTAAITGGFVALTLALQKMKERGLIKEIPLRGYIAAVSVGLSEGQPYLDLNYEEDSSIDTDMNFVMTSQEAFVEIQGTAEKNPFTKAEMDKMSDFATKGCAEIFIKQSEIIGKFFPLK, encoded by the coding sequence ATGCGACACGACTCTCGTAAGTTTGATGACCTAAGAAAAATCAATATCATTCCAAATCCAATTTTATATCCTGAGGGTTCAGCTCTTATTGAGATGGGAAACACTCGCGTGATGTGTACCGCAACTCTTGAAGAAGGAATTCCTAAATGGCTTCAAGGTAGTGGCAAAGGCTGGGTGAATGCAGAATACGGAATGTTACCTCGATCAACTCACACAAGAATTCATCGTGAAAAAGCAATGTCATCTGGAAGAACTCAAGAGATCTCAAGACTCATTGGAAGAAGCCTAAGGGCAATCACTAATCTGTCAGGACTCAGCGAGAAATCCATCATTGTTGATTGCGATGTTCTTCAAGCAGATGGTGGAACCAGAACTGCTGCAATCACTGGTGGATTTGTGGCTTTGACTCTTGCTCTTCAAAAAATGAAAGAGCGCGGACTCATCAAAGAAATTCCTCTCAGAGGCTACATCGCTGCCGTGAGCGTTGGTCTCTCTGAAGGACAACCTTATTTGGATTTAAATTACGAAGAAGATTCTAGCATTGATACAGATATGAATTTTGTTATGACCTCTCAAGAAGCTTTCGTTGAAATCCAAGGAACAGCTGAGAAAAATCCATTCACAAAAGCTGAAATGGACAAGATGTCAGACTTCGCAACTAAAGGTTGCGCTGAGATTTTCATAAAACAATCCGAGATTATTGGAAAATTTTTTCCTTTGAAATAG
- the rdgB gene encoding RdgB/HAM1 family non-canonical purine NTP pyrophosphatase yields the protein MEIWVATGNAGKVKEFKELLVGHQVFSIQDMKSYSAPPENGKTFEENATIKAKSFKAIKPGLWVLGEDSGIEVEGLGNMPGIFSARYAGDNARDVENTSKILKMLNIRSPGNRKAQFRSVIIAFDPQGVQYKFEGILKGEIAKDMRGTNGFGYDSIFVPEGSTQTLAEITVIEKNKISHRFQAVNQLIQKF from the coding sequence ATGGAGATTTGGGTAGCAACTGGAAACGCAGGTAAAGTAAAAGAATTCAAAGAACTTTTAGTGGGACATCAAGTTTTCTCCATTCAAGATATGAAATCTTACTCGGCTCCTCCTGAAAATGGAAAAACATTTGAAGAGAATGCCACTATAAAAGCCAAAAGTTTTAAAGCAATCAAGCCAGGTCTATGGGTATTAGGTGAAGACTCTGGTATCGAGGTAGAAGGCTTAGGAAATATGCCTGGTATATTCTCTGCTCGCTACGCAGGTGATAATGCTCGAGACGTTGAGAACACAAGTAAAATTCTTAAAATGTTAAACATTAGATCTCCCGGTAATCGCAAAGCACAGTTCAGAAGCGTGATCATTGCTTTTGACCCTCAAGGAGTTCAGTATAAATTTGAAGGCATTCTTAAGGGTGAAATTGCAAAAGATATGCGAGGAACAAATGGATTTGGATATGACTCCATCTTTGTACCAGAAGGATCAACTCAAACTCTTGCAGAAATCACAGTAATAGAAAAAAATAAGATCTCTCACAGATTTCAAGCTGTAAATCAGTTGATCCAAAAGTTTTAA
- a CDS encoding nitrilase-related carbon-nitrogen hydrolase yields the protein MNKNDLQSELHVIICQLTSTNSIDNNDKQIKKLLNSIPNLENVNIISFPENCFFMRMKEGEAVQYLTLDNDIFQFYKEFAKKNNLLIHFGATPLQMGDHKYNATVVVMPDGSIESPYQKIHLFDIQLENQKPVRESDAFTKGSRPKLISYLGWNLAFTVCYDLRFSELFLYYQLKGADVVFIPSAFLVETGRMHWEILNRARAIEGQYFVVSAAQGGTHSETRKTFGNSIAVDPWGNVIAQQKDDSKPSFIAVKLIKEVLDKVRKQIPMKDHRRMKVEFLDS from the coding sequence ATGAATAAAAATGATTTGCAAAGCGAACTTCATGTCATCATTTGTCAGCTTACATCTACGAATAGTATTGATAATAATGATAAACAAATAAAAAAACTTTTAAATAGCATTCCTAATCTTGAAAACGTGAACATAATTAGTTTTCCGGAAAATTGTTTTTTTATGAGAATGAAAGAAGGTGAGGCCGTTCAGTATCTCACCTTGGATAATGATATTTTTCAGTTCTACAAAGAGTTTGCTAAGAAAAATAACTTACTTATCCACTTTGGAGCAACTCCGCTCCAAATGGGAGATCATAAGTACAACGCCACAGTTGTCGTTATGCCTGACGGATCTATTGAGTCTCCATACCAAAAAATTCATCTCTTTGATATACAATTAGAAAATCAAAAACCCGTGAGAGAGTCTGACGCTTTTACAAAAGGATCAAGGCCTAAACTTATTTCCTATTTGGGTTGGAATTTGGCTTTTACCGTTTGCTATGATCTTCGTTTTTCGGAGTTGTTCTTGTATTACCAATTGAAAGGTGCGGATGTGGTTTTTATCCCAAGTGCTTTTTTGGTTGAAACAGGAAGGATGCATTGGGAAATTTTAAATCGTGCTCGTGCTATTGAGGGCCAGTATTTTGTGGTTTCGGCGGCTCAAGGTGGAACGCATTCAGAGACGCGCAAGACCTTCGGTAATTCCATTGCGGTTGACCCTTGGGGAAATGTCATTGCCCAACAGAAGGATGACTCTAAGCCGAGCTTTATCGCTGTTAAGCTTATTAAAGAAGTGCTTGATAAAGTCCGCAAACAAATTCCGATGAAGGATCATAGAAGGATGAAGGTCGAGTTTTTAGACTCCTAG
- a CDS encoding GNAT family N-acetyltransferase has translation MEISEIKSNGQLKQFFELPRTIYKDKYPNYVTPLNLHLKMMIGDIKSQRKHLFMVKKGDELIARCGFKVHKHDGKETLNFGFFECKEGHLDAAQALINKGHSLYPHLTMRGPFQFRMEDPYIGVLVEGYEQEPYFLMSYNPPYYKEYLEKCGMIKTMDLYTYELSTHVPVDPLITKNAQTARDNGYKVRFPDKKKLRAEATSIAKIFNDALSDNWGFEEFVKEQVDEMVLMFKYFLDLRVIAIVHKDGKDIGCLIMIPNFNGMIKPSEGKFSLATLWRYLNRQKFTEGKLRGYALGVLKEHHGQGIGSLLVDEMYKIGAEIGYNYAEISWVLANNGPMNELSKAMNGKQSKVYRIFDKIPLQP, from the coding sequence ATGGAAATTAGCGAGATCAAGTCCAATGGACAGCTAAAACAATTTTTTGAGCTGCCACGAACGATTTACAAAGACAAATACCCAAACTATGTCACTCCACTCAACCTTCATCTCAAGATGATGATCGGAGACATTAAGTCTCAAAGAAAACATCTCTTCATGGTTAAGAAAGGTGACGAACTGATTGCCAGATGTGGCTTCAAAGTTCACAAACATGACGGAAAAGAAACGCTCAACTTTGGATTTTTTGAATGCAAAGAAGGTCATCTCGATGCAGCTCAGGCGTTGATCAACAAAGGTCACAGCCTCTATCCTCACCTCACCATGAGAGGTCCATTTCAATTCAGAATGGAAGATCCTTACATTGGCGTCCTTGTGGAAGGTTATGAACAAGAGCCATACTTTCTGATGTCGTACAATCCCCCGTACTACAAAGAATATTTAGAAAAGTGTGGAATGATCAAAACCATGGATCTATATACTTATGAACTCTCAACTCACGTCCCAGTCGATCCGTTGATTACTAAAAATGCACAAACCGCAAGAGACAATGGATACAAAGTTCGCTTTCCCGATAAGAAAAAATTAAGAGCCGAAGCCACCAGCATTGCGAAAATTTTTAACGATGCACTTTCCGACAATTGGGGTTTTGAGGAATTTGTAAAAGAGCAAGTGGATGAAATGGTTCTGATGTTCAAATATTTTTTAGATCTTCGCGTAATCGCAATTGTTCATAAAGACGGAAAGGACATTGGATGCTTAATTATGATTCCGAATTTCAATGGTATGATAAAACCATCAGAAGGAAAATTTTCTTTGGCCACATTATGGAGATATTTAAATCGTCAAAAATTCACGGAAGGAAAATTGAGAGGCTATGCTCTAGGAGTTCTCAAAGAACACCACGGTCAAGGAATTGGTAGTTTGTTGGTCGATGAAATGTACAAAATTGGTGCTGAGATCGGCTATAACTATGCAGAAATTTCTTGGGTTCTTGCGAACAACGGCCCAATGAATGAACTCTCCAAAGCTATGAATGGGAAACAAAGCAAAGTTTACAGAATCTTTGATAAAATTCCGCTTCAACCCTAG
- a CDS encoding pyridoxal phosphate-dependent aminotransferase family protein, with protein MDLFHKLKGLQIVKILKMSGMYPFFRALQGSKGNNVVFNDQELVMMGSNNYLGLTHDNRVIEAAVNAVRKWGSGCTGSRFLNGNLKLHEELEAEIAEFYGYEASLVYATGFMANQGAITALVGEKDHIFSDEENHACIIEGCKLTKGKIHVFKHGDMAHLEELLKSVPLDSGKLIIVDGVFSMTGHLSPYNEIHALAKKYNARTYVDDAHGAGTIGEGGRGTASHFNLKPDILMGTFSKSFASQGGYVCGSAELIEWLRHKSRTFMFSAALAPASAASALEAIKILRAEPELVNKVRENALYLKNAYEKIGLNTMGTETCVVPVFIGADEGALYICQQLLEKGIFTTPVVYPAVPKGQAVIRCSVMATHTKEDLDKAIAAFESLVDIVKESQAMASSDTAMADMLENSDDISFESISGGNTNVPSPEVVV; from the coding sequence ATGGATTTGTTTCATAAACTTAAAGGCTTACAAATCGTTAAGATTTTAAAAATGTCGGGAATGTATCCCTTCTTCAGAGCGCTTCAAGGTTCAAAGGGTAACAATGTTGTTTTCAATGACCAAGAATTAGTGATGATGGGCTCGAACAACTACCTAGGCCTTACTCACGACAACAGAGTTATCGAAGCAGCCGTCAATGCGGTTAGAAAATGGGGATCAGGTTGCACAGGTTCAAGGTTCCTTAACGGAAATTTAAAACTTCACGAAGAGTTAGAAGCAGAGATTGCAGAATTTTATGGTTATGAAGCCTCACTTGTTTACGCGACGGGCTTTATGGCAAACCAAGGCGCAATAACGGCTCTTGTGGGTGAAAAAGATCATATCTTCTCAGACGAAGAAAACCACGCGTGCATTATCGAAGGCTGCAAACTTACTAAAGGCAAAATTCATGTTTTCAAACACGGAGACATGGCTCACCTCGAAGAACTTTTAAAATCTGTTCCTTTGGACTCTGGAAAATTAATCATTGTTGATGGTGTGTTTTCAATGACAGGACATCTATCTCCATACAATGAAATCCATGCTCTTGCAAAAAAATACAATGCTAGAACTTACGTTGACGATGCTCACGGTGCCGGTACTATCGGTGAAGGCGGCAGAGGAACAGCCTCTCATTTCAATTTAAAACCAGATATCTTGATGGGTACGTTCTCAAAATCATTTGCATCTCAAGGTGGATACGTTTGTGGATCCGCAGAGTTGATTGAATGGCTTAGACACAAATCTAGAACATTCATGTTCTCAGCAGCTCTTGCACCAGCAAGTGCAGCCTCTGCATTGGAAGCTATAAAAATTCTAAGAGCCGAACCAGAACTTGTGAATAAAGTAAGAGAAAATGCACTTTATCTAAAGAACGCTTACGAAAAAATTGGTTTAAACACAATGGGTACAGAAACGTGTGTAGTTCCGGTATTTATAGGTGCTGACGAAGGCGCTCTTTACATCTGCCAGCAACTTTTAGAAAAAGGTATCTTTACAACTCCGGTTGTTTACCCTGCTGTTCCTAAGGGACAAGCCGTCATCAGATGTTCAGTGATGGCGACTCATACAAAAGAAGATTTGGATAAAGCCATCGCGGCCTTTGAATCTCTCGTGGATATCGTAAAAGAATCTCAGGCTATGGCTTCAAGTGATACCGCAATGGCGGATATGCTTGAGAACTCTGACGATATTTCTTTTGAAAGCATCAGTGGTGGAAACACAAATGTTCCGTCTCCTGAGGTTGTTGTTTGA